A genome region from Prionailurus viverrinus isolate Anna chromosome A3, UM_Priviv_1.0, whole genome shotgun sequence includes the following:
- the ACTR1B gene encoding beta-centractin — MESYDIIANQPVVIDNGSGVIKAGFAGDQIPKYCFPNYVGRPKHMRVMAGALEGDLFIGPKAEEHRGLLAIRYPMEHGVVRDWNDMERIWQYVYSKDQLQTFSEEHPVLLTEAPLNPSKNREKAAEVFFETFNVPALFISMQAVLSLYATGRTTGVVLDSGDGVTHAVPIYEGFAMPHSIMRVDIAGRDVSRYLRLLLRKEGVDFHTSAEFEVVRTIKERACYLSINPQKDEALETEKVQYTLPDGSMLDVGPARFRAPELLFQPDLVGDESEGLHEVLAFAIHKSDMDLRRTLFANIVLSGGSTLFKGFGDRLLSEVKKLAPKDVKIKISAPQERLYSTWIGGSILASLDTFKKMWVSKKEYEEDGSRAIHRKTF, encoded by the exons TGTTGGGCGCCCTAAGCACATGCGAGTGATGGCTGGAGCCCTGGAGGGGGACCTCTTCATTGGACCAAAAGCAGAG GAGCACCGGGGGCTGCTGGCCATCCGCTACCCCATGGAGCACGGCGTGGTGCGAGACTGGAACGACATGGAGCGCATCTGGCAGTACGTCTACTCCAAGGATCAGCTGCAGACTTTCTCTGAGGAG CATCCTGTTCTCCTAACGGAGGCTCCACTGAACCCGAGTAAGAACCGGGAGAAGGCAGCAGAGGTGTTCTTTGAGACCTTCAACGTGCCAGCCCTGTTTATCTCCATGCAGGCTGTGCTCAGCCT GTATGCAACAGGACGCACGACGGGAGTGGTTTTAGACTCAGGGGACGGGGTCACTCATGCTGTCCCCATCTACGAGGGCTTTGCCATGCCGCACTCCATCATGCGGGTGGACATTGCTGGTCGTGATGTCTCCCGCTATCTCCGGCTACTGCTGCGCAAGGAAGGAGTTGACTTTCACACCTCAGCTGAGTTTGAGGTTGTCCGGACCATCAAAGAG CGAGCCTGTTacctctccatcaaccctcagaagGATGAGGCTCTGGAGACAGAGAAGGTGCAATACACCTTGCCAGATGGCAGCATGCTCGAT GTGGGGCCAGCGCGGTTCCGGGCCCCTGAGCTGCTGTTCCAGCCAGACCTGGTAGGTGATGAGAGTGAGGGGCTCCATGAGGTGCTAGCCTTTGCCATTCACAAGTCTGACATGGACCTTCGCCGGACACTGTTCGCCAACATCGTGCTTTCGGGTGGCTCCACACTTTTCAAAG GCTTCGGTGACCGATTGCTAAGTGAAGTGAAGAAGCTTGCCCCAAAGGATGTCAAAATCAAG ATCTCGGCCCCTCAGGAACGGCTGTACTCCACATGGATCGG TGGCTCTATCTTGGCCTCGCTGGACACTTTTAAGAAGATGTGGGTGTCCAAAAAGGAGTATGAAGAGGATGGCTCCCGTGCTATTCATCGTAAAACCTTCTAG
- the LOC125163072 gene encoding cytochrome c oxidase subunit 5B, mitochondrial → MASRLLRGVGTLAAQALRVRGPNGVAAVRSMASGGGVPTDDEQATGLEREVMMAARKGLDPYNMLAPKAASGTKEDPNLVPSITNKRIVGCICEEDNSAVIWFWLHKGEAQRCPSCGTHYKLVPHQLAH, encoded by the exons ATGGCTTCAAGGTTACTTCGTGGAGTTGGAACGCTGGCCGCGCAGGCCCTCAGGGTCCGCGGTCCCAATGGAGTCGCCGCAGTGCGCTCCATGGCATCTGGAG GCGGTGTTCCTACTGATGATGAGCAGGCAACTGGGCTGGAGAGGGAGGTCATGATGGCTGCTCGGAAGGGACTG GACCCATACAATATGCTAGCCCCAAAAGCAGCTTCAGGCACCAAGGAAGACCCTAATTTAGTGCCATCTATCACTAACAAGCGAATTGTGGGCTGCATCT GTGAAGAGGACAATAGTGCTGTCATCTGGTTCTGGCTGCACAAAGGCGAGGCCCAGCGATGCCCTAGCTGTGGAACCCATTACAAGCTGGTGCCCCATCAGTTGGCCCACTGA